From the genome of Tachysurus vachellii isolate PV-2020 chromosome 2, HZAU_Pvac_v1, whole genome shotgun sequence, one region includes:
- the degs1 gene encoding sphingolipid delta(4)-desaturase DES1: protein MGNRVARDDFEWVYTDQPHADRRKEILAKYPEIKSLMGPDPRLKWIVCMMVAIQFLAFYLVKDLEWKWVLFWTYAFGSCINHSMTLAIHEISHNTAFGNSRAKLNRWFAMFANLPIGLPYSASFKRYHLDHHRYLGGDGVDVDIPTDFEGWFFCTRFRKFVWIILQPLFYAIRPLCINPKPISQLEIVNAIIQFTFNILLYWLLGSKPLFYMLAGSMLGMGLHPISGHFIAEHYMFLKGHETYSYYGSLNLLTFNVGYHNEHHDFPSIPGRRLPLVKKIAAEYYDDLPCYTSWLKVLYDFIMDDKLSPYSRVKRKLKGDLKLE from the exons CCAAATATCCTGAGATAAAATCTCTCATGGGACCTGACCCGAGGCTAAAATGGATTGTCTGCATGATGGTAGCCATCCAGTTCCTGGCCTTTTACCTCGTCAAGGATTTGGAATGGAAGTGGGTCCTATTTTGGACTTACGCATTTGGAAGTTGCATAAACCACTCCATGACTTTAGCCATCCATGAAATTTCCCACAACACAGCATTTGGCAACAGTCGTGCGAAATTGAATCGCTGGTTCGCCATGTTTGCCAACCTGCCCATTGGTCTGCCGTACTCTGCCTCCTTCAAGCGCTACCACCTCGACCACCACCGCTATTTAGGTGGGGACGGCGTGGACGTAGACATCCCGACCGATTTCGAAGGCTGGTTCTTCTGCACTCGATTTCGCAAATTTGTTTGGATTATCCTTCAGCCGCTGTTCTATGCAATTCGGCCTCTGTGTATCAACCCAAAACCCATCAGTCAGTTGGAGATAGTGAATGCAATTATTCAGTTCACATTCAACATTCTTCTCTACTGGCTGTTGGGCTCCAAGCCTTTGTTTTACATGCTGGCTGGATCAATGTTGGGAATGGGCCTTCATCCCATCTCTGGACACTTTATTGCTGAGCATTACATGTTCCTCAAGGGCCATGAGACCTATTCTTATTACGGATCGCTGAATCTACTCACTTTCAACGTAGGCTACCACAATGAGCATCATGATTTTCCCAGCATCCCAGGACGAAGGCTCCCTCTA GTGAAGAAAATAGCAGCAGAGTATTACGATGATCTGCCATGTTACACATCATGGTTGAAAGTCCTCTAcgatttcatcatggatgacaaGCTGAGTCCATACTCCCGTGTGAAGAGGAAGTTGAAAGGAGACCTCAAGTTGGAATGA